In the genome of Candidatus Methylomirabilota bacterium, the window CGACGATCGCGGGGAAGAGCGTCGAGACCGTGCCGTACGAGTAGCCGAAGACGAACGTGTCGGCGAAGAGCACGAGCGGGCCGCGCGCGGCCGCGAGGAAGCCGAGGAACCCGACGGCCTGGAGCGCCATCCCGATCGCGAGCGTGGCCCTCCGTCCGAGCCGGTCCGAGACGCCGCCCATCACGAGCCGCCCGGCGACCGCGCCGATGCCGAGCGTCGAGACCACCCACGCGCCGGTCAGGGCCGAGTAGCCGAGGTCGCGCGCGAACGGCACGATGTGCACGAGCGGGACGAAGACCGGGATCCACGTCGCGCTGAACGCGGCGCCGAGCATCCAGAAGGCGCGCGTGCGCCACGCGCGCGCGAGGGGCCAGCCCCGCTCCGCGGCGCCCGCCGCGGCCGGCGCGGGCGCGCCGTCGGGATGGAGGCCGACGCTCTCGGGATCGCGCCGCATCACGCACGCGACGAGGGTCAGGACGACGAAGATCGCGGCGCCGAAGACCACGTACGCCGTCCGCCAGCCGACGGCGGTGACGAGGAGCTGGGCGAGGGGCGGCAGGGCGAACGTGCCCGCGCTCCCGCCGCTCGACGCAAGGCCGACGGCGAGGCCGCGGCGCTGGACGAACCACTTCACGACGGTCGTGTTGCACGGGACGTACGCGGTCCCCATGCCGAGCGCCGCGACGCCGCCGTAGAGCAGATAGGGCTGCCAGAGCTCGGTCACGAGCGACATGCTGGCGAGCGCCGTGCCCAGGAGCAGCCCGCCCGCGCCGATGACC includes:
- a CDS encoding MFS transporter, which codes for MFRGWVIVGGAFLVLFFAYGAQYSFGVFFSALLEEFGWSRASLAGAFSLYAALYCVFGFPAGRLTDLWGPRVVIGAGGLLLGTALASMSLVTELWQPYLLYGGVAALGMGTAYVPCNTTVVKWFVQRRGLAVGLASSGGSAGTFALPPLAQLLVTAVGWRTAYVVFGAAIFVVLTLVACVMRRDPESVGLHPDGAPAPAAAGAAERGWPLARAWRTRAFWMLGAAFSATWIPVFVPLVHIVPFARDLGYSALTGAWVVSTLGIGAVAGRLVMGGVSDRLGRRATLAIGMALQAVGFLGFLAAARGPLVLFADTFVFGYSYGTVSTLFPAIVGDFFGRGQTGAIVGFLFALAGAMAGWGPLIAGALHDATGSYSIMWVVGAVFNLLGVALLALSRAPREAPA